From Herbiconiux flava, one genomic window encodes:
- a CDS encoding heparan-alpha-glucosaminide N-acetyltransferase domain-containing protein: MTTSTAPAPARRLPARAAHRIPAVDIARGIAVLTMFVAHVQPTLPTGALDLIAVAGGGERPRTLFAVVGGIALGLFVASTDRRGLSDREIRREIAVRGVALIALGLVLQTMASGVAVVLDTWGVLFLIALPVLRVRTPLLLAGAAAAVFAGSALAAALPITARDELARNLVLNQLFEWAAIGQYPLLLWFGFLTIGFAISRFPLRRRSTQLLLLGGGAVLALATLAPRATGGPGERPLSTELLVHLGAIGAAVALIAALLLVTESASGWRRVTGAVLWPLQAVGAMPLTVYTAHVVALAVWRSSGGALADTWLPFALLSAASLVFASVWTATLGQGPLERALAALSRPREPAGS; the protein is encoded by the coding sequence GTGACGACCTCCACCGCCCCTGCGCCTGCACGCCGCCTCCCCGCCCGGGCGGCCCACCGCATCCCCGCCGTGGACATCGCCCGCGGCATCGCCGTGCTGACGATGTTCGTCGCGCACGTGCAGCCCACGCTGCCGACCGGCGCACTCGACCTGATCGCCGTGGCGGGCGGCGGGGAGCGCCCGCGCACGCTGTTCGCCGTCGTCGGGGGGATCGCACTCGGGCTGTTCGTCGCGAGCACCGACCGCCGCGGGCTCTCCGACCGGGAGATCCGCCGTGAGATCGCGGTGCGCGGGGTGGCCTTGATCGCCCTCGGTCTCGTGCTGCAGACCATGGCCTCCGGGGTGGCTGTGGTGCTCGACACCTGGGGCGTGCTGTTCCTGATCGCGCTGCCCGTCCTGCGGGTGCGCACCCCGCTGCTGCTGGCCGGCGCCGCGGCGGCCGTCTTCGCCGGCTCGGCCCTCGCCGCCGCCCTGCCGATCACCGCCCGCGACGAGCTCGCCCGGAACCTGGTGCTGAACCAGCTGTTCGAGTGGGCGGCGATCGGACAGTACCCGCTGCTGCTCTGGTTCGGCTTCCTCACCATCGGGTTCGCGATCTCCCGGTTCCCGCTGCGCCGCCGGAGCACGCAGCTCCTGCTGCTCGGCGGCGGGGCAGTGCTGGCCCTCGCGACACTGGCCCCGCGGGCGACCGGCGGCCCCGGCGAGCGCCCCCTCTCGACCGAGCTGCTCGTGCACCTCGGAGCGATCGGCGCCGCCGTGGCGCTGATCGCAGCGCTGCTCCTGGTCACCGAATCGGCGAGCGGCTGGCGGCGGGTGACGGGAGCGGTGCTGTGGCCCCTGCAGGCCGTGGGCGCGATGCCCCTCACTGTGTACACCGCCCACGTCGTGGCGCTGGCCGTGTGGCGGAGCTCGGGCGGAGCGCTCGCCGACACCTGGCTGCCGTTCGCCCTGCTCAGCGCGGCCAGCCTGGTGTTCGCGAGCGTCTGGACGGCGACCCTCGGGCAGGGGCCGCTCGAGCGGGCGCTCGCGGCGCTGTCCCGGCCCCGCGAGCCGGCCGGCTCCTGA
- a CDS encoding Asp23/Gls24 family envelope stress response protein: MTPDRSAASAPEPGLDGHTLAELGEYLDRGRTPFDPSIEGSAGCRLALANLSRLAGLSTGLLSRQAESEPARDELWIAGLLEIIRAEIVSGRDVPVAHPDPALRLTLTEAAVRGIVRRAGDTLGGVVMGRCRLDGDVDEPGAVIRLDLSCAIEYGLPIGATVERLRHRVRAELARHTELVVGAVDVAVDDVHPRGGAADV, from the coding sequence ATGACCCCCGACCGCTCCGCCGCCTCCGCCCCCGAGCCCGGGCTCGACGGCCACACCCTGGCCGAGCTGGGCGAGTACCTCGACCGCGGCCGCACGCCGTTCGACCCCTCGATCGAGGGATCCGCGGGCTGCCGCCTCGCGCTCGCGAACCTGAGCCGGCTGGCCGGCCTGTCGACCGGGCTGCTGAGCCGGCAGGCCGAGAGCGAGCCCGCCCGCGACGAGCTGTGGATCGCCGGGCTGCTGGAGATCATCCGCGCCGAGATCGTCTCGGGACGGGACGTGCCGGTCGCGCATCCGGACCCCGCGCTGCGACTCACCCTGACCGAGGCGGCCGTGCGCGGCATCGTGCGGCGCGCGGGCGACACCCTCGGCGGGGTGGTGATGGGCCGCTGCCGGCTGGACGGCGACGTCGACGAGCCGGGGGCGGTGATCCGCCTCGACCTCAGCTGCGCGATCGAGTACGGCCTGCCGATCGGCGCGACCGTCGAGCGACTGCGCCACCGGGTGCGCGCCGAGCTCGCCCGGCACACCGAGCTCGTGGTCGGAGCCGTCGACGTGGCGGTGGACGACGTCCACCCGAGGGGCGGTGCCGCCGATGTCTGA
- the lpdA gene encoding dihydrolipoyl dehydrogenase, translated as MSSHYDVVVLGAGPGGYVAAIRAAQLGKKVAVIESQYWGGVCLNVGCIPSKALLRNAELAHIFHHQAEQFGMSGQVDFDFGVAFDRSRSVADGRVKGVHFLMKKNGITEIDGRGSFQDAHTIEVILGAGGTETVTFDDAIIATGSTVRLLPGVELSDNVVTYETQILTRELPGSMVIVGAGAIGMEFAYVLKNYGVDVTIVEFLDRALPNEDADVSKEIAKQYKKLGVNILTSTKVETVVDDGSQVTVTYTAKDGSQGTLVADKVLMSIGFAPRVEGFGLETTGVQLTERGAIAIDDFMRTNVENIYAIGDVTAKLQLAHVAEAQGVVAAETIAGAETQSLGDYRMMPRATFCQPQVASFGLTEQQARDEGHELLVSKFPFTANGKAHGLGEPTGFVKLIADARYGELLGAHLIGPDVSELLPELTLAQKWDLTATELARNVHTHPTLSEALQEGFHGLTGHMINM; from the coding sequence ATGTCCTCGCACTACGACGTCGTCGTCCTCGGAGCCGGCCCCGGCGGCTATGTCGCCGCCATCCGTGCCGCCCAGCTGGGCAAGAAGGTGGCCGTGATCGAGTCGCAGTACTGGGGCGGGGTCTGCCTCAACGTCGGCTGCATCCCGTCGAAGGCGCTGCTCCGCAACGCCGAGCTGGCGCACATCTTCCACCACCAGGCCGAGCAGTTCGGCATGTCGGGCCAGGTCGACTTCGACTTCGGCGTCGCCTTCGATCGCAGCCGCTCGGTGGCCGACGGTCGCGTCAAGGGCGTGCACTTCCTGATGAAGAAGAACGGCATCACCGAGATCGACGGCCGCGGCTCGTTCCAGGATGCGCACACGATCGAGGTCATCCTCGGCGCGGGCGGCACCGAGACCGTCACCTTCGACGACGCCATCATCGCGACCGGCAGCACCGTGCGGCTCCTCCCCGGCGTCGAGCTGAGCGACAACGTCGTGACGTACGAGACCCAGATCCTCACCCGCGAGCTGCCCGGTTCGATGGTGATCGTGGGCGCCGGTGCCATCGGCATGGAGTTCGCCTACGTGCTGAAGAACTACGGCGTCGACGTCACCATCGTCGAGTTCCTCGACCGCGCGCTCCCCAACGAGGACGCGGACGTCTCGAAGGAGATCGCCAAGCAGTACAAGAAGCTCGGCGTGAACATCCTGACCTCCACCAAGGTCGAGACCGTCGTCGACGACGGCTCGCAGGTGACGGTGACCTACACGGCGAAGGACGGCTCGCAGGGAACGCTCGTCGCCGACAAGGTGCTGATGTCGATCGGCTTCGCGCCCCGCGTCGAGGGCTTCGGCCTCGAGACGACCGGCGTGCAGCTGACCGAGCGCGGCGCCATCGCGATCGACGACTTCATGCGCACGAACGTCGAGAACATCTACGCCATCGGCGACGTCACCGCGAAGCTGCAGCTCGCCCACGTGGCCGAGGCCCAGGGCGTGGTGGCGGCCGAGACGATCGCCGGCGCCGAGACCCAGTCGCTCGGCGACTACCGCATGATGCCGCGTGCCACCTTCTGCCAGCCGCAGGTCGCCTCGTTCGGCCTCACCGAGCAGCAGGCCCGCGACGAGGGCCACGAGCTGCTCGTGTCGAAGTTCCCGTTCACCGCGAACGGCAAGGCCCACGGCCTCGGCGAGCCGACCGGCTTCGTCAAGCTGATCGCGGATGCCCGGTACGGCGAGCTGCTCGGAGCCCACCTCATCGGCCCCGACGTCTCCGAGCTGCTGCCCGAGCTGACGCTGGCGCAGAAGTGGGATCTCACCGCCACCGAGCTGGCCCGCAACGTGCACACGCACCCCACGCTGAGCGAGGCGCTGCAGGAGGGCTTCCACGGCCTCACCGGCCACATGATCAACATGTGA
- a CDS encoding NAD(P)-dependent oxidoreductase, producing the protein MSERAAGGRIAVLGLGRMGLPVAGRLASRMPPGAVTGFDPVAKRRAAASAAGLDVAASAEAAVRGADVLVLVLPGSAEVEEFVAGADGASILNLLEAGATVLDLTSTDPRVAERAAHAMATGRPGRAGSDGRAGDMGRPGRVGWVGAPMGGGVAGAGSGGLTLYVGGAAGDVERVRPLLDALADPAGGGRVELAGAGPGDGCTAKLLVNALWFGQVAAAAEVLQIGRERGLDPSRLVGLLARSAAGGAVLEGYGQAIVDDEPLAVFGLDRVVEELEIVRGLAADAGTDARLADLVARLHREALAEFGPVDGELLVARLIARRSGRSGSPSPDRATRGD; encoded by the coding sequence GTGAGCGAGAGGGCGGCCGGCGGGCGGATCGCGGTGCTGGGGCTGGGGCGGATGGGGCTGCCGGTGGCGGGGCGGCTGGCGTCGCGGATGCCTCCGGGTGCGGTGACCGGGTTCGACCCCGTGGCGAAGCGGCGGGCCGCGGCCTCGGCCGCCGGCCTGGACGTGGCCGCGTCGGCCGAGGCGGCGGTGCGCGGAGCCGATGTGCTGGTGCTCGTGCTGCCCGGGTCGGCCGAGGTGGAGGAGTTCGTCGCGGGGGCGGACGGCGCGAGCATCCTGAACCTGCTCGAGGCCGGCGCCACCGTGCTCGACCTGACCAGCACCGACCCGAGGGTGGCCGAACGCGCCGCCCACGCGATGGCGACCGGCCGCCCGGGGCGGGCGGGCTCGGACGGCCGGGCGGGCGACATGGGCCGCCCGGGGCGGGTCGGCTGGGTGGGTGCGCCGATGGGCGGAGGCGTGGCCGGGGCCGGGAGCGGCGGGCTGACGCTCTACGTGGGCGGTGCCGCGGGCGACGTCGAGCGGGTGAGGCCGCTGCTCGACGCTCTCGCCGATCCGGCCGGGGGCGGGCGGGTCGAGCTAGCCGGCGCGGGGCCGGGTGACGGATGCACGGCGAAACTCCTGGTGAACGCCCTCTGGTTCGGCCAGGTCGCCGCGGCGGCGGAGGTGCTGCAGATCGGGCGCGAGCGCGGTCTCGACCCGTCGCGACTCGTCGGGCTGCTGGCGCGGAGCGCGGCCGGCGGCGCGGTGCTCGAGGGCTACGGGCAGGCGATCGTCGACGACGAACCGCTGGCGGTGTTCGGCCTCGACCGGGTCGTCGAGGAGCTCGAGATCGTGCGGGGGCTCGCCGCCGACGCCGGCACCGACGCCCGGCTCGCGGATCTCGTCGCCCGCCTGCACCGGGAGGCGCTCGCCGAGTTCGGGCCCGTCGACGGGGAACTCCTGGTGGCACGGCTGATCGCGCGACGGTCCGGCAGATCCGGATCGCCGTCGCCCGATCGGGCGACCCGGGGGGATTGA
- a CDS encoding MFS transporter: MNPPAESPAWRGFERGERAYARIVVALFAAGFATFAQIFDAQAVLPALGRELGVPAAGAALTVSATTIGLAISVLPWASVADRIGRIAAMKISLVSATLLSLLVPLMPGFESVLVMRGLVGLALGAVPAIAVAYLAEELHGSWVGVAAGTYVAGNTIGGIAGRLVAGPLSEVVGWRSGLLAVSVLGAVAAATFFVLVPAARGFVRVREVAVPLRTRILFQLRDPVMLALYAVGFLLMGAFSAVYNYLGFHLTGAPFLVPETLVSLLFVAYLSGTVASRVSGGLGQRIGYLRVMLGGIAVMVAGLVLLFSDSLAVVIVGLVVFTVGCFSAHPVASGLSGRWAQLGRGQSTALYQLAWLSGTAFFGWAVGVVYDGAGWSATLLTVLGMCGAAALAAGVGIGLLGRRRPVPPA, translated from the coding sequence GTGAACCCGCCCGCCGAGTCGCCCGCCTGGCGCGGCTTCGAGCGCGGCGAGCGGGCCTACGCGCGCATCGTCGTGGCCCTCTTCGCGGCCGGTTTCGCCACCTTCGCGCAGATCTTCGACGCGCAGGCGGTGCTGCCCGCCCTCGGCCGTGAGCTGGGCGTGCCGGCGGCCGGTGCCGCGCTGACGGTCTCGGCGACCACCATCGGCCTGGCGATCTCGGTGCTGCCCTGGGCCTCCGTCGCCGACCGCATCGGCCGCATCGCGGCCATGAAGATCTCGCTGGTCTCGGCCACGCTGCTCTCGCTGCTGGTGCCGCTGATGCCCGGTTTCGAGTCGGTGCTCGTGATGCGCGGGCTCGTCGGCCTCGCGCTGGGGGCGGTGCCGGCGATCGCGGTCGCCTACCTCGCCGAGGAGCTGCACGGCTCCTGGGTCGGCGTGGCCGCCGGCACCTACGTGGCGGGCAACACGATCGGCGGCATCGCCGGCCGGCTGGTGGCCGGGCCGCTGTCGGAGGTCGTCGGCTGGCGGTCCGGGCTGCTGGCCGTGTCGGTGCTCGGTGCGGTCGCCGCGGCGACCTTCTTCGTGCTGGTGCCCGCGGCGCGGGGGTTCGTGCGCGTGCGGGAGGTCGCCGTGCCGCTGCGCACGCGCATCCTGTTCCAGCTCAGGGACCCGGTGATGCTCGCGCTGTACGCGGTGGGGTTCCTGCTGATGGGGGCGTTCTCGGCTGTCTACAACTACCTCGGCTTCCATCTGACGGGGGCGCCCTTCCTCGTGCCGGAGACCCTCGTCAGCCTGCTCTTCGTCGCCTACCTCTCGGGCACGGTGGCGAGCCGGGTCTCGGGCGGGCTCGGGCAGCGCATCGGCTACCTGCGCGTGATGCTCGGCGGCATCGCCGTCATGGTGGCCGGGCTGGTGCTGCTGTTCAGCGACTCGCTCGCCGTCGTGATCGTGGGGCTCGTGGTGTTCACGGTCGGCTGCTTCAGCGCGCATCCGGTCGCCAGCGGACTGAGCGGGCGCTGGGCCCAGCTCGGCCGCGGCCAGTCGACGGCGCTCTACCAGCTCGCCTGGCTGAGCGGAACGGCGTTCTTCGGCTGGGCCGTGGGGGTCGTCTACGACGGGGCGGGGTGGTCGGCGACGCTTCTCACGGTGCTCGGGATGTGCGGGGCGGCGGCGCTCGCCGCGGGCGTCGGCATCGGGCTGCTGGGGCGGCGGAGGCCGGTGCCGCCGGCCTGA
- a CDS encoding helix-turn-helix domain-containing protein yields the protein MERTTSSYTAGHEPGGALRRFESAGADPREAATTYSDAYGGGSLRVRAASGDFAYRYAYIGDERVTLRTSECSGVLSGDVLHLQEYVVGWFRRGGGTLDLRPVTRRGSDTSDPLLLPAERRFSLEFEPHRQNLIHFAPEFLEKVATEQHAGPLQPISFDYAAPADPSMLDRWRTAVGEATQAIARVGAGPLVRLAAELDLARVLLRLFPWRAWDVPESIRTPAAWRTRVALDYLHHHAHDPIAPADAAEAAGIHTRTLQQATRRHFGMSPSTYLRNIRLDRVHRELTERDPGSATVAEIGRDWGFGNLGRFAASYSARFGERPKDTLRR from the coding sequence ATGGAGAGAACGACGAGCAGCTACACAGCAGGCCACGAACCCGGTGGAGCCCTGCGCCGCTTCGAGAGCGCGGGCGCCGACCCGCGTGAGGCGGCGACCACCTATTCCGACGCGTACGGCGGCGGAAGTCTCCGCGTGCGCGCCGCGTCCGGCGACTTCGCCTACCGCTACGCCTACATCGGCGACGAGCGGGTGACCCTCCGCACCTCGGAGTGCTCGGGCGTCCTGAGCGGCGACGTCCTGCACCTGCAGGAGTACGTCGTGGGCTGGTTCCGGCGCGGCGGCGGCACGCTCGACCTGCGCCCCGTCACCCGACGCGGCTCGGACACCTCCGACCCGCTGCTGCTCCCCGCCGAGCGGCGCTTCAGCCTGGAGTTCGAGCCGCACCGGCAGAACCTCATCCACTTCGCGCCCGAGTTCCTCGAGAAGGTCGCGACCGAGCAGCACGCCGGCCCGCTGCAGCCGATCTCGTTCGACTACGCCGCTCCCGCCGACCCCTCGATGCTCGACCGGTGGCGCACCGCCGTCGGTGAGGCGACGCAGGCGATCGCCCGGGTGGGCGCCGGCCCGCTGGTGCGACTCGCGGCCGAGCTCGACCTCGCGCGCGTGCTGCTGCGCCTGTTCCCGTGGCGGGCGTGGGACGTGCCGGAGAGCATCCGCACCCCCGCCGCCTGGCGCACCCGGGTCGCCCTGGACTACCTGCACCACCACGCGCACGACCCGATCGCACCGGCCGACGCGGCCGAGGCGGCGGGGATCCACACCCGCACCCTGCAGCAGGCCACGCGCCGGCACTTCGGCATGTCGCCGTCGACGTACCTCAGGAACATCCGGCTCGACCGGGTGCACCGTGAGCTGACCGAACGCGATCCGGGTTCGGCGACCGTGGCCGAGATCGGGCGCGACTGGGGCTTCGGCAACCTCGGGCGCTTCGCGGCGTCGTACTCGGCGCGGTTCGGGGAGCGGCCGAAGGACACGCTGCGGCGGTAG
- a CDS encoding RNA polymerase sigma factor, giving the protein MFRADGDRHSEGLSPGSPGPGREADIIEHDALLTADDALLAARAVDGDVQAFAQLARRHGPLMRVYASRLLGSDGEADDVVQESFLIGWRRLADLDRPEHVRAWLMRIVSSKAIDRMRVRRSHDDIDDWDPPAPDASSPDRIVETRLQFDAMWLALNRLPPEQQRCWLLREIGGYRYQEIAEALGLPVSTVRGLLARARQSLLREMEAWR; this is encoded by the coding sequence GTGTTCCGGGCCGACGGTGATAGGCACTCCGAGGGACTCTCACCGGGGAGCCCTGGACCCGGGAGAGAGGCGGACATCATCGAGCACGACGCCCTGCTCACGGCCGACGACGCCCTCCTCGCGGCACGCGCGGTCGACGGCGACGTGCAGGCGTTCGCCCAGCTCGCCCGGCGGCACGGACCACTGATGCGCGTCTACGCCTCGCGTCTTCTCGGCAGCGACGGCGAAGCCGACGACGTGGTGCAGGAGTCGTTCCTGATCGGCTGGCGCCGGCTCGCCGACCTCGACAGACCCGAGCACGTGCGGGCCTGGCTGATGCGCATCGTCAGCTCCAAGGCCATCGACCGGATGCGCGTCCGCCGCAGCCACGACGACATCGACGACTGGGATCCGCCCGCTCCCGACGCCTCCTCCCCCGACCGCATCGTCGAGACGCGACTGCAGTTCGACGCGATGTGGCTGGCGCTGAACCGCTTGCCGCCGGAGCAGCAGCGGTGTTGGCTGCTTCGTGAGATCGGCGGCTACCGCTACCAGGAGATCGCCGAGGCCCTCGGCCTGCCCGTGTCGACCGTGCGCGGGCTGCTCGCCCGGGCGCGGCAGTCCCTGCTGCGGGAGATGGAGGCGTGGCGATGA
- a CDS encoding cell wall-binding repeat-containing protein, whose protein sequence is MSGLAVSAALALAAPLGAAAAAPAALPAPAVGSSVADAPTPTVDRFGGADRTATAVAISKQAYPGTAPVVYVVTGTGYADALSAGPAAAVQGGPLLLTAGATLPQSVADEITRLHPERIVVVGGPAAVGRAVISALTPLAAEVERVAGDTRFATSRAVADYAFGEGAAEAYVATGRDFPDALTAGAAAGFHDAPVLLVDGLASVLDAPTRDLVTRLGVDGFVVAGGPASVTPALEEDLEAIAPTTRLGGADRFETSTAVNLDGFAAAERAFLVTGTDFPDALAGSAVAGSVGAPLYAVRPDCVPESTLAALRQQGVTRVTLLGGPNALGVGVEALAGCGAEPQQAPVRVPVACDAVLPEGTAEALGGSALDPVALAGNHPLDFADARAGALTCSFSGPDVPAGSYRAGAYLTIVPDVTDEDYEWTANGETFGGSPAIPGGGPESKEFCTVGGTFPICGLVDHVAGYGVRLSVSPASGAITPELVAAARSAFARATAAVAAGGEPGPLWHPAGADLAGASSCDELIPLDRLAGIVGDATVNVYRSYEGEYALASFRSNRQVGGFGCGWAGDVAPILSAAVLPGGAGYFPESTPVGGGTWAPATGYPGEAYVSSSGDQVAVLLDNAWFSLRVTPGQEALLPQFAAAVVDTVTAD, encoded by the coding sequence ATGAGCGGGCTGGCCGTGTCGGCCGCGCTGGCGCTCGCCGCACCACTGGGGGCCGCCGCGGCTGCGCCCGCCGCGCTCCCTGCGCCCGCCGTCGGATCGTCGGTCGCCGACGCCCCGACCCCGACGGTCGACCGGTTCGGCGGCGCCGACCGCACGGCCACCGCCGTCGCGATCTCGAAGCAGGCCTACCCGGGCACCGCCCCCGTCGTCTACGTCGTCACCGGCACCGGGTACGCGGATGCGCTCTCCGCCGGTCCCGCCGCGGCCGTGCAGGGCGGCCCGCTGCTGCTCACTGCGGGAGCCACCCTCCCGCAGTCCGTCGCCGACGAGATCACCCGGCTCCACCCGGAGCGCATCGTCGTGGTCGGTGGCCCCGCCGCGGTCGGCCGCGCGGTCATCTCCGCCCTCACCCCGCTGGCGGCCGAGGTCGAGCGCGTCGCCGGGGACACCCGCTTCGCGACCTCCCGCGCGGTCGCCGACTACGCCTTCGGCGAGGGTGCCGCCGAGGCCTACGTCGCCACCGGCCGAGACTTCCCCGACGCGCTCACCGCGGGTGCCGCCGCCGGCTTCCACGACGCCCCGGTGCTGCTGGTCGACGGCCTGGCGTCGGTGCTCGATGCCCCGACCCGCGATCTCGTGACGCGACTCGGTGTCGACGGCTTCGTCGTGGCAGGCGGGCCCGCATCCGTCACCCCGGCCCTCGAGGAGGACCTCGAGGCCATCGCGCCCACCACCCGCCTCGGCGGCGCCGACCGCTTCGAGACCTCGACCGCCGTGAACCTCGACGGCTTCGCCGCCGCGGAGCGCGCGTTCCTCGTGACGGGCACCGACTTCCCGGATGCGCTGGCCGGCTCGGCTGTCGCGGGCAGCGTCGGCGCGCCGCTCTATGCGGTGCGGCCCGACTGCGTGCCCGAGTCGACCCTCGCCGCCCTGCGGCAGCAGGGAGTCACCCGGGTGACCCTGCTCGGTGGCCCGAACGCCCTCGGTGTCGGCGTCGAGGCGCTCGCCGGCTGCGGCGCGGAGCCCCAACAGGCGCCCGTGCGCGTGCCGGTCGCGTGCGACGCAGTGTTGCCGGAGGGCACGGCCGAGGCGCTCGGGGGGTCTGCGCTCGACCCGGTCGCCCTCGCCGGGAACCACCCGCTCGACTTCGCCGACGCCCGGGCCGGCGCGCTCACGTGCAGCTTCAGCGGCCCCGACGTGCCGGCGGGGAGCTACCGTGCCGGCGCGTACCTGACCATCGTTCCCGACGTCACCGACGAGGACTACGAGTGGACGGCGAACGGCGAGACCTTCGGCGGCAGCCCGGCCATCCCGGGCGGCGGCCCCGAGTCGAAGGAGTTCTGCACGGTCGGCGGCACCTTCCCGATCTGCGGTCTGGTCGACCATGTCGCCGGCTACGGCGTGCGCCTCTCGGTGTCGCCCGCCTCGGGCGCGATCACACCCGAGCTGGTCGCGGCCGCCCGCAGCGCGTTCGCGAGGGCGACCGCCGCGGTGGCCGCGGGCGGGGAGCCGGGCCCGCTCTGGCACCCGGCGGGCGCCGACCTCGCGGGTGCGTCGAGCTGTGACGAGCTGATCCCCCTCGACCGGCTGGCGGGCATCGTCGGCGATGCGACGGTGAACGTCTACCGCAGCTACGAGGGCGAGTACGCGCTGGCGAGCTTCCGCAGCAACCGGCAGGTGGGCGGCTTCGGCTGCGGCTGGGCCGGGGACGTGGCGCCGATCCTCTCGGCCGCGGTGCTGCCGGGCGGCGCCGGCTACTTCCCCGAGTCGACGCCGGTCGGCGGAGGCACCTGGGCGCCGGCCACCGGCTACCCGGGCGAGGCCTACGTCTCCTCCTCGGGCGACCAGGTCGCGGTACTGCTCGACAACGCGTGGTTCTCCCTCCGCGTCACGCCGGGGCAGGAGGCGCTGCTGCCGCAGTTCGCGGCGGCGGTCGTCGACACGGTGACGGCCGACTGA
- a CDS encoding cell wall-binding repeat-containing protein: MRFRMLWSLSLVAALLTAAAAPAAATETSPSPSPAPSVAAETPTPSAAAETPPPSPSPEFEAYLAAGSVASFRNDDIITDKKMYDGGAMSADQVQDFLVKNTPQCASTNCIDIRSFSASPAQPANNDCTAVPAGYTKASAMIAASGKACGVSQKALLALIQKESSVVLSNDPSNASYDQATGYGCPDTSSCDPAYKGFFLQVYNAARQLKDYRTDPRFPVGTPTSIDYSPNSGCGAATITLRTVATAALYSYTPYQPNDAAKVTGSDGNRCSSIGNLNFWFVYTDWFGFPHIDVDRIQGDDRFEGAVAISKKAYPDGAKTVYLATGTGYADALSAGPAAVAAHGPLLLTTPDALPDEVRAEIVRLEPSKVVIVGGTNAVSGAVQQQVSKLTNSVKRIDGADRFAVSRGLAAYAFPGGASGAYVATGLNFPDALSASGAGGALGRPVILVNGGASSIDSATAATLKSLEVSTVAIAGGPNTVSAGVASSLDALPGVSVKRLAGDDRYETALAVNDDAYGTSDRVFLATGVNFPDALAGSAYAGALGAPLLVVPQNCVPADVKASFRSFSNTKVTLLGGPVSLEDGVASLTTC; encoded by the coding sequence ATGAGATTCCGGATGCTCTGGTCGCTGTCGCTCGTCGCCGCTCTCCTCACGGCGGCCGCCGCGCCCGCTGCCGCCACCGAGACGTCGCCGTCCCCGTCTCCCGCCCCGTCCGTCGCGGCCGAGACGCCGACGCCGAGTGCGGCCGCCGAGACGCCGCCCCCGTCCCCGTCCCCGGAGTTCGAGGCCTACCTCGCGGCCGGCAGCGTGGCGAGCTTCCGCAACGACGACATCATCACCGACAAGAAGATGTACGACGGCGGCGCGATGAGCGCCGACCAGGTGCAGGACTTCCTGGTGAAGAACACCCCGCAGTGCGCGAGCACGAACTGCATCGACATCCGCTCCTTCTCGGCCTCGCCCGCGCAGCCCGCGAACAACGACTGCACCGCCGTCCCCGCCGGCTACACGAAGGCCTCGGCCATGATCGCGGCCTCGGGCAAGGCCTGCGGCGTGAGCCAGAAAGCGCTGCTCGCGCTGATCCAGAAGGAGTCCTCGGTCGTGCTGAGCAACGACCCGAGCAACGCCTCCTACGACCAGGCCACCGGCTACGGATGCCCCGACACCTCGAGCTGCGACCCCGCTTACAAGGGCTTCTTCCTGCAGGTCTACAACGCGGCCCGCCAGCTGAAGGACTACCGCACCGACCCCCGCTTCCCCGTGGGCACCCCGACGTCCATCGACTACTCGCCGAACTCCGGCTGCGGCGCGGCCACGATCACCCTCCGAACGGTGGCGACCGCGGCCCTCTACTCGTACACGCCGTATCAACCCAACGACGCGGCCAAGGTGACGGGCAGCGACGGCAACCGGTGCTCGAGCATCGGCAACCTCAACTTCTGGTTCGTCTACACCGACTGGTTCGGGTTCCCGCACATCGACGTCGACCGCATCCAGGGCGACGACCGCTTCGAGGGCGCCGTCGCGATCTCGAAGAAGGCCTACCCCGATGGCGCGAAGACGGTCTACCTCGCCACCGGCACCGGCTACGCCGACGCCCTCTCGGCCGGCCCCGCGGCGGTGGCGGCGCACGGCCCCCTGCTCCTGACGACCCCGGATGCGCTGCCCGACGAGGTGCGGGCCGAGATCGTGCGGCTCGAGCCCTCCAAGGTCGTCATCGTCGGCGGCACGAACGCCGTGTCCGGCGCCGTGCAGCAGCAGGTGTCGAAGCTGACGAACTCCGTGAAGCGCATCGACGGGGCGGACCGGTTCGCCGTGTCGCGGGGCCTCGCCGCCTACGCGTTCCCGGGAGGAGCATCCGGAGCCTACGTCGCCACCGGCCTGAACTTCCCCGACGCCCTGAGCGCGAGCGGCGCCGGCGGGGCCCTCGGGCGGCCGGTCATCCTCGTGAACGGCGGCGCCTCGTCGATCGACTCGGCCACCGCGGCGACGCTGAAGAGCCTCGAGGTCTCGACGGTCGCGATCGCGGGCGGGCCGAACACCGTCTCGGCGGGCGTCGCCTCCTCGCTCGACGCACTGCCCGGCGTCTCGGTGAAGCGGCTCGCCGGCGACGACCGCTACGAGACGGCCCTCGCCGTGAACGACGACGCGTACGGCACGAGCGACCGGGTCTTCCTGGCCACGGGCGTGAACTTCCCCGACGCCCTGGCCGGCTCCGCCTACGCCGGAGCCCTCGGCGCGCCCCTGCTCGTCGTGCCGCAGAACTGCGTGCCGGCCGACGTGAAGGCGAGCTTCCGATCCTTCTCCAACACGAAGGTCACGCTGCTCGGCGGACCGGTGTCGCTCGAGGACGGGGTGGCGTCGCTCACGACCTGCTGA